A section of the Paenibacillus aurantius genome encodes:
- the mtnK gene encoding S-methyl-5-thioribose kinase: MSHYHPLTEQEAIDYARRLPDVFPSNAELSSREIGDGNLNLVFHITDSVSGRSLILKQALPYAKVVGESWPLSLDRSRIESEALVVQEALCPGLVPHVYTYDTELALTVMEDLSDHVIMRRGLVEGNRYPLFAEHIGHFLAHTLFYTSDWGMNQQEKKERLGRFINPDLCKITEDLIFDDPYRDAETNNIHEPIRPDVEKLWADQELLLEVAFLREKFLTHAQALLHGDLHTGSIFVTPESTKVIDPEFAYYGPMGFDIGAVLANLLLNYCGQAGWKSDQADLESFRNYLLETVEAVWTRFEQEFRALWEEKTVDRMARTPGFLDSFLARLLQDTFGFTGAKMVRRIHGLAQVADINRIEDAGVRAVAERTALHIGTALIKHNRQAADIKEMTDLARRAVQLHS, encoded by the coding sequence ATGTCCCACTATCATCCTTTAACCGAACAGGAAGCCATCGACTACGCCCGCCGTCTCCCGGACGTGTTTCCGTCTAACGCTGAACTGTCCTCCCGTGAAATCGGGGACGGCAATTTAAATCTCGTTTTTCATATAACCGATTCGGTAAGCGGACGCAGCCTCATCCTGAAGCAGGCTCTCCCTTATGCCAAAGTCGTGGGGGAATCGTGGCCCTTGTCTCTCGACCGTTCGAGAATTGAAAGCGAGGCTCTGGTGGTCCAGGAGGCGCTGTGCCCCGGCCTTGTTCCTCATGTCTATACCTACGATACGGAATTAGCGTTGACGGTAATGGAAGATTTGAGCGACCATGTGATCATGCGAAGGGGGCTGGTGGAAGGAAACCGGTATCCGCTGTTCGCGGAACATATCGGACATTTTCTGGCCCATACCCTCTTTTACACCTCCGACTGGGGGATGAACCAGCAGGAGAAGAAAGAGCGGCTCGGCCGATTCATTAATCCGGACCTGTGCAAAATCACGGAAGACCTTATCTTCGACGATCCGTACCGGGATGCCGAAACGAACAATATTCACGAGCCCATCCGTCCCGATGTCGAGAAGCTTTGGGCGGATCAGGAGCTTCTGCTTGAGGTGGCGTTCTTAAGGGAGAAATTCCTTACCCATGCCCAGGCGCTGCTGCACGGCGACCTGCACACGGGAAGCATCTTCGTGACTCCGGAATCGACCAAGGTCATCGATCCCGAATTCGCCTACTACGGACCGATGGGCTTCGATATCGGGGCGGTGCTCGCGAACCTGCTCCTTAACTACTGCGGACAAGCCGGCTGGAAGTCGGATCAAGCCGACCTGGAAAGCTTCCGCAACTATTTGCTCGAAACCGTGGAAGCCGTTTGGACCCGCTTCGAGCAGGAATTCCGCGCCTTGTGGGAAGAGAAGACGGTGGACCGGATGGCCCGCACGCCCGGCTTCCTAGACAGCTTCCTTGCCCGTCTCCTGCAGGATACGTTCGGCTTTACGGGAGCGAAAATGGTCCGCCGGATTCACGGTCTCGCCCAGGTGGCGGATATCAACCGCATCGAGGATGCCGGCGTCCGCGCGGTGGCGGAACGGACCGCCCTGCACATCGGGACGGCATTGATCAAGCACAACCGCCAAGCGGCGGACATCAAGGAAATGACGGACTTGGCCCGCCGGGCCGTCCAGCTTCATTCCTAA
- a CDS encoding asparagine synthase yields the protein MREGLIPAILGTAVTATGAALLNRNSAAAWAVMGFGAAHLVLGAIDLVEHRHQPWV from the coding sequence ATGCGTGAAGGATTGATACCTGCTATTCTCGGAACGGCGGTTACCGCCACAGGAGCCGCTCTGTTGAACCGTAACTCCGCGGCGGCGTGGGCGGTTATGGGCTTCGGAGCCGCTCACCTCGTTCTGGGAGCGATCGATTTGGTGGAGCACCGCCACCAGCCGTGGGTGTAA
- the sufC gene encoding Fe-S cluster assembly ATPase SufC codes for MSNSLKFVIDGLKAEIEGKEILKGFNLEINNGEIHAIMGPNGTGKSTLASTLMGHPKYEVTAGSVTLDGEDVLDMAVDERARAGLFLAMQYPSEIAGVTNSDFLRSAINARRGEGNEISLIKFIRQMEGKMKELEMNPEFAHRYLNEGFSGGEKKRNEILQMLLLEPRLVILDEIDSGLDIDALRIVAEGVNAMRNEDRSFLIITHYQRLLNYIKPDFVHVMMQGRIVRSGGPELAERLENEGYDWIKEELGIVDETVGQEA; via the coding sequence ATGAGCAACTCGCTTAAATTCGTCATTGACGGCTTGAAAGCCGAGATCGAAGGAAAAGAAATATTGAAGGGCTTCAACCTCGAGATCAACAACGGGGAAATCCACGCCATCATGGGACCGAACGGTACCGGGAAGAGCACGCTCGCTTCGACCCTGATGGGCCATCCGAAATATGAAGTAACGGCCGGAAGCGTTACGCTGGACGGGGAAGACGTCCTGGATATGGCGGTAGACGAGAGAGCCCGCGCGGGCCTGTTCCTCGCCATGCAGTATCCGAGCGAAATCGCCGGGGTAACCAACTCCGACTTCCTGCGCAGCGCCATCAACGCCCGCCGCGGGGAAGGAAACGAAATCTCGCTTATCAAGTTCATCCGCCAGATGGAAGGCAAGATGAAGGAGCTCGAGATGAACCCTGAGTTCGCTCACCGCTATCTGAACGAGGGCTTCTCGGGCGGAGAGAAGAAGCGTAACGAAATCCTGCAGATGCTGCTGCTTGAACCGCGTCTTGTCATTCTGGACGAAATCGACTCCGGTCTCGACATCGATGCTCTGCGTATTGTAGCTGAGGGTGTCAACGCTATGCGTAACGAAGACCGCAGCTTCCTGATCATCACCCACTACCAGCGCCTGCTCAACTACATCAAGCCGGACTTCGTCCACGTCATGATGCAGGGCCGCATCGTACGCTCCGGCGGACCGGAGCTCGCCGAGCGGCTGGAAAACGAAGGTTACGATTGGATCAAGGAAGAGCTTGGAATCGTTGATGAAACGGTCGGTCAAGAAGCCTAA
- a CDS encoding DUF1802 family protein, giving the protein MSTETIALKEWAAAIKALEDGTQILIMRKGGIVEETKAFTLKSRSFYLYPTYEHQQKVLLQDKYHPYLEETLKGWTPDDRTVTITSRAEVEEDLEVFEAEELEKLKGFHIGTDRFAEERLKWKRKNPLHLLLLRVYKLDEPLEIPVKPEYNGCRSWIGLDVELSGRAEKPVLDEEAFRKRMAEIRRAIGR; this is encoded by the coding sequence ATGAGCACGGAAACCATCGCCTTGAAGGAATGGGCGGCGGCGATTAAGGCGCTGGAGGACGGCACCCAGATTCTCATCATGAGAAAGGGCGGAATCGTCGAGGAGACGAAGGCGTTCACCTTGAAAAGCCGCTCCTTTTATCTATATCCCACCTACGAGCACCAGCAAAAGGTACTCCTGCAGGATAAATACCACCCTTATTTGGAGGAAACACTAAAAGGGTGGACGCCGGACGACCGAACGGTAACCATCACTTCCCGGGCGGAAGTGGAGGAGGACCTGGAGGTGTTCGAGGCGGAGGAGTTGGAGAAGCTGAAAGGCTTTCATATCGGAACGGACCGGTTCGCCGAGGAAAGGCTGAAGTGGAAACGGAAGAACCCCCTTCACCTTCTGCTGCTGCGGGTATACAAGCTGGACGAGCCTCTGGAGATTCCCGTCAAGCCGGAGTATAACGGCTGCAGGTCCTGGATAGGCTTGGACGTGGAGCTGTCGGGAAGGGCGGAGAAACCCGTCCTCGATGAGGAAGCCTTTCGCAAACGGATGGCGGAAATCCGCCGGGCGATAGGCCGTTAG
- the purT gene encoding formate-dependent phosphoribosylglycinamide formyltransferase gives MYGAPYSANAKKMMLLGSGELGKEVIIEAQRLGVETVAVDRYENAPAMQVAHRSYCINMLDRAELRRVIEAERPDYIVPEIEAIATDELVELEKEGYRVIPTANASRLTMDREGIRRLASETLGLPTAAYAFADSLDELREAVARIGTPCVIKPIMSSSGKGQSVCRTPEDAGTCWEYAMEGGRAKNTRVIVEEFISFESEITLLTVRSVSGTTFCQPIGHVQKDGDYIESWQPHGMREEQIAEARHIAKTVTDALGGYGIYGVELFLGKEKVYFSEVSPRPHDTGLVTLVTQDLSEFALHVRAILGFPIPGIRLLTPGATHTLKAWEEKADYQISGMEEALAVPHTQLRLFGKPETRHGRRMAVALSSADTVEEARKRAAEAAGRLSIH, from the coding sequence GTGTACGGAGCGCCTTATTCCGCCAATGCTAAGAAGATGATGCTGCTCGGCTCGGGAGAGCTGGGCAAGGAAGTGATTATCGAAGCTCAAAGGCTCGGGGTGGAGACCGTGGCGGTCGACCGATATGAGAATGCCCCGGCCATGCAGGTGGCCCACCGGTCCTACTGCATTAACATGCTGGACCGTGCCGAGCTTCGCCGGGTGATCGAGGCCGAGCGGCCCGATTACATCGTCCCGGAGATCGAGGCGATCGCCACCGACGAGCTCGTGGAGCTGGAGAAGGAAGGCTACCGGGTTATCCCGACGGCCAATGCCTCCCGGTTGACGATGGACCGCGAGGGAATCCGCCGTCTCGCCTCCGAAACGCTCGGCCTTCCGACCGCGGCCTATGCGTTCGCCGACAGCCTGGACGAGCTCCGGGAGGCGGTTGCCCGCATCGGCACGCCATGCGTCATCAAGCCGATCATGAGCTCCTCCGGCAAAGGCCAGAGCGTCTGCCGGACTCCGGAGGATGCCGGCACGTGCTGGGAGTATGCCATGGAGGGGGGACGGGCGAAGAACACCCGGGTGATCGTCGAGGAGTTCATCTCGTTTGAATCCGAAATTACGCTCCTGACCGTCCGCTCGGTCTCCGGAACCACCTTCTGCCAACCGATCGGCCACGTCCAGAAGGACGGAGATTACATAGAATCGTGGCAGCCTCACGGCATGAGGGAGGAGCAGATCGCCGAAGCCCGCCATATCGCCAAGACGGTGACCGATGCCTTGGGCGGGTATGGGATCTACGGCGTAGAGCTGTTTCTCGGCAAGGAGAAGGTATATTTCAGCGAGGTTTCCCCGCGGCCGCATGATACGGGGCTCGTTACCCTCGTTACGCAGGACTTGTCGGAATTCGCCCTGCACGTCCGTGCCATTCTAGGCTTCCCGATTCCCGGCATCCGCCTTCTGACGCCGGGAGCTACTCACACGCTGAAGGCGTGGGAGGAGAAGGCGGACTACCAAATTTCGGGGATGGAAGAAGCGCTGGCCGTTCCCCATACGCAGCTCCGCCTGTTCGGCAAACCCGAAACGCGCCACGGCCGCCGTATGGCGGTGGCGCTGAGCTCCGCGGATACCGTGGAGGAAGCAAGGAAGCGGGCGGCCGAAGCCGCGGGCCGGCTCTCCATTCACTAA
- a CDS encoding cysteine desulfurase — MKASELRRHFPILDQEINGHPLVYLDSAATSQKPVAVIEALKHYYQWENANVHRGVHTLGSRATDAYEGARETVAAFLNARSTEEIIFTRGTTTAINLVAQSYAQSVCREGDEIVITPLEHHSNLIPWQQVAKRTGATLKYIPLQPDGSIRLEDVEATITERTKMVAVVYVSNVMAVVNPVKQIAEIAHRHGAKILVDGAQSTPHLKVDVQELDCDFYAFSGHKMCGPTGIGALYGKKELLENMEPIEFGGEMIDHVGLYESTWKDLPWRFEGGTPIIAGAVGLGAAIRFLEEIGLDAIDRHEKELTAYAMERMSKIDDLVIYGPKEERAGLITFNLGDIHPHDVATVLDAEGVAVRAGHHCCQPLMRWLNVSATARASFYLYNTEEDVDRLVAALLKTKEYFGYAAG, encoded by the coding sequence ATGAAGGCGAGTGAACTCCGCCGGCATTTCCCGATTCTGGACCAGGAAATAAACGGGCATCCGCTCGTTTACCTGGACAGCGCCGCCACTTCCCAGAAGCCGGTTGCCGTTATCGAAGCGCTCAAGCATTATTACCAGTGGGAGAACGCCAACGTTCACCGGGGGGTTCATACCCTGGGCTCCCGTGCCACCGATGCGTATGAAGGCGCCCGGGAAACGGTAGCGGCTTTCCTTAACGCCCGTTCTACGGAAGAGATCATCTTCACCCGGGGAACGACGACGGCGATTAACCTGGTCGCTCAGAGCTACGCCCAGTCTGTATGCCGGGAAGGCGATGAGATCGTCATCACCCCGCTGGAGCATCACAGCAATCTCATCCCGTGGCAGCAGGTGGCCAAGCGCACCGGCGCCACGTTGAAATACATTCCTCTGCAGCCGGATGGAAGCATCCGCTTGGAGGATGTGGAAGCCACCATAACGGAACGCACGAAGATGGTGGCGGTCGTCTATGTTTCGAATGTTATGGCTGTCGTCAATCCCGTTAAGCAGATTGCCGAAATCGCCCATCGCCATGGAGCCAAGATCTTAGTGGATGGCGCCCAGAGCACCCCGCACCTGAAGGTCGATGTGCAGGAGCTCGACTGCGACTTCTACGCTTTCTCGGGACATAAGATGTGCGGGCCGACCGGAATCGGCGCCCTGTATGGCAAGAAGGAGCTTCTCGAGAACATGGAGCCGATCGAGTTCGGGGGCGAGATGATCGATCATGTCGGCTTGTATGAATCGACTTGGAAGGACCTGCCTTGGCGCTTCGAAGGGGGAACCCCGATTATCGCCGGAGCGGTCGGCCTTGGCGCCGCGATCCGCTTCCTGGAGGAGATCGGGCTGGACGCCATTGACCGCCACGAGAAAGAGCTGACGGCTTACGCCATGGAGCGTATGTCGAAGATCGACGATCTGGTGATCTACGGGCCCAAGGAAGAACGGGCCGGGCTTATCACCTTCAACCTCGGGGACATTCATCCGCATGATGTGGCGACGGTCCTCGATGCGGAAGGCGTCGCGGTACGGGCCGGCCACCACTGCTGCCAGCCGCTTATGAGATGGCTGAATGTCAGTGCGACGGCGAGAGCGAGCTTTTATCTATACAATACGGAAGAAGACGTGGACCGGCTGGTCGCAGCCCTACTAAAAACAAAGGAGTACTTCGGTTATGCAGCTGGATGA
- a CDS encoding SGNH/GDSL hydrolase family protein: MGSLIKEGARVLLIGDSITDAGRNRENGDDLGKGYAFLVAALYGAQQPGQGVKFYNRGIGGNRVKDLQERWDRDCLELKPDLVSIYIGINDTWRKYDRQDPTSAEAFEAGYRDILNRTKENLTAGLVLIEPFVLPVPQDRESWREDLDPKIQVVRKLAREYGARLVPLDGLFAQGSMQAEPAYWAPDGVHPSPAGHALIADAWLRTVTN, encoded by the coding sequence ATGGGATCGCTTATTAAAGAAGGAGCAAGGGTGCTCCTGATTGGGGACAGCATTACCGATGCGGGACGCAACCGGGAGAACGGGGACGACCTCGGCAAAGGCTATGCTTTCCTGGTGGCCGCTCTCTACGGGGCCCAACAACCGGGGCAGGGAGTGAAATTCTACAACCGCGGCATCGGCGGAAACCGCGTCAAGGACCTGCAGGAGCGGTGGGACCGGGACTGCCTGGAGCTGAAGCCGGACCTCGTTTCGATCTACATAGGCATCAACGATACGTGGAGAAAATATGACCGCCAGGATCCGACGTCGGCGGAGGCATTTGAGGCCGGCTACCGGGACATCCTGAACCGCACGAAGGAGAACCTGACGGCCGGGCTCGTCCTGATAGAGCCGTTCGTCCTTCCCGTTCCGCAGGACCGCGAATCCTGGCGCGAAGACCTGGATCCCAAGATCCAAGTCGTCCGCAAGCTGGCGAGGGAGTACGGGGCCCGGCTCGTCCCGCTGGACGGGCTGTTCGCCCAAGGCTCTATGCAGGCGGAGCCCGCTTACTGGGCGCCTGACGGGGTTCACCCGTCGCCGGCAGGGCATGCCCTGATCGCCGATGCGTGGCTGCGCACCGTCACCAACTAA
- the sufU gene encoding Fe-S cluster assembly sulfur transfer protein SufU, giving the protein MQLDDLYRRVIMDHYKNPRNRGKLEGEAITIDLNNPSCGDKISLQMAVEDGRVKDAKFEGEGCSISLSSASMMTDAVKGKTIEEALQMAENFSGLMKGEEAEFDYEDIEALSGVNKFPARIKCATLAWNAMRKGIEKSGK; this is encoded by the coding sequence ATGCAGCTGGATGATTTGTACCGCAGGGTCATCATGGACCACTACAAGAACCCCCGCAACCGAGGGAAGCTGGAAGGCGAAGCCATTACCATCGACCTGAACAACCCGTCCTGCGGCGATAAAATTTCGCTGCAGATGGCAGTGGAAGACGGACGGGTAAAGGACGCCAAGTTTGAAGGGGAAGGCTGCTCGATCAGCTTATCCTCCGCCTCCATGATGACCGACGCCGTCAAAGGCAAGACGATAGAGGAAGCCCTTCAGATGGCCGAGAATTTCTCGGGCTTGATGAAAGGCGAAGAAGCCGAGTTCGACTATGAAGACATCGAAGCCCTGTCGGGAGTCAACAAATTCCCGGCCCGCATCAAGTGCGCCACCCTCGCGTGGAACGCCATGCGTAAGGGGATCGAGAAGTCCGGCAAGTAA
- the sufB gene encoding Fe-S cluster assembly protein SufB, with protein sequence MAKQMPELEDYKYGFRDEHKAIFQSGKGLTPEIVTEISRMKGEPDWMLEFRLKSLEQFFKMPMPKWGGNMDDLDFNDIQYYVKPSEKQGKTWEEVPSEIKETFDKLGIPEAEQKFLAGVSAQYESEVVYHSMQKDLEDQGVIFTDTDTALREHPELFRKYFGTVVPPSDNKFAALNSAVWSGGSFIYVPKGVKCEVPLQAYFRINSENMGQFERTLIVTDEDSFVHYVEGCTAPIYSTNSLHSAVVEIICLKNSRARYTTIQNWAPNIYNLVTKRAVAEENATMEWVDGNIGSKLTMKYPAVVLKGRGAKGSVLSIAVAGKGQHQDAGAKMIHLAPETTSTIVSKSISKHGGKVTYRGLASFGRNSEGSKANIKCDTLIMDKESTSDTIPYNEIMNDNITLEHEATVSKVSEDQLFYLMSRGLTEAEATQMIVMGFIEPFTKELPMEYAVEMNRLIKFEMEGSIG encoded by the coding sequence ATGGCAAAGCAAATGCCTGAATTGGAAGATTATAAATATGGGTTTCGCGACGAGCACAAGGCCATTTTCCAAAGCGGAAAAGGGCTGACGCCCGAAATCGTAACCGAGATTTCCCGCATGAAAGGCGAGCCAGACTGGATGCTCGAGTTCCGTCTGAAGTCGCTGGAGCAGTTCTTCAAGATGCCGATGCCCAAATGGGGCGGCAACATGGACGATCTGGATTTCAACGATATCCAGTACTATGTAAAGCCTTCGGAGAAGCAGGGCAAAACCTGGGAAGAGGTTCCTTCGGAAATCAAGGAAACCTTCGATAAGCTCGGCATTCCGGAAGCGGAGCAGAAGTTCCTAGCAGGGGTATCCGCCCAGTACGAATCCGAGGTTGTTTACCACAGCATGCAGAAGGACCTCGAAGACCAAGGCGTTATCTTCACCGACACGGATACGGCTCTGCGCGAGCATCCGGAGCTGTTCCGCAAGTACTTCGGAACGGTCGTGCCTCCGAGCGATAACAAGTTCGCCGCTCTGAACAGTGCGGTCTGGTCGGGCGGAAGCTTCATCTATGTTCCGAAGGGTGTAAAATGCGAAGTGCCTCTGCAGGCGTACTTCCGCATCAACTCCGAGAACATGGGACAATTCGAGCGCACCCTGATCGTGACGGACGAAGACAGCTTCGTCCACTATGTTGAAGGCTGCACGGCTCCGATCTACAGCACGAACTCGCTGCACAGCGCGGTCGTCGAGATCATCTGCCTGAAGAACTCCCGCGCCCGTTACACGACCATTCAGAACTGGGCGCCTAACATCTACAATCTGGTCACGAAACGGGCGGTTGCCGAAGAGAATGCCACCATGGAATGGGTGGACGGCAACATCGGCTCCAAGCTGACCATGAAATACCCGGCGGTTGTCCTGAAGGGCCGCGGCGCGAAGGGCAGCGTCCTCTCGATCGCCGTAGCCGGCAAAGGCCAGCACCAGGATGCCGGCGCGAAGATGATTCACCTCGCACCGGAAACGACCTCCACGATCGTCTCGAAGTCGATCAGCAAGCACGGCGGAAAGGTCACCTACCGAGGGCTCGCTTCCTTCGGCCGCAATTCCGAGGGTTCCAAAGCAAACATCAAGTGCGATACGCTGATCATGGATAAGGAGTCGACGTCGGATACGATTCCTTACAACGAGATCATGAACGATAACATTACCCTGGAGCACGAAGCGACCGTCTCGAAGGTGTCCGAGGACCAGCTCTTCTACCTGATGAGCCGCGGATTGACGGAAGCCGAAGCGACCCAGATGATTGTCATGGGCTTCATCGAGCCGTTCACGAAGGAGCTGCCGATGGAGTATGCGGTCGAGATGAACCGTCTCATCAAGTTCGAGATGGAAGGCTCCATAGGGTAA
- the mtnA gene encoding S-methyl-5-thioribose-1-phosphate isomerase, which translates to MENQQETAAAEHLQSVRWNSDHLEMLDQRLLPEEIVFLELNTAEEVWEGIRHLKVRGAPAIGISAAFGVYLGIRGFEPAGSGREALEELSAEVGRIADYLATSRPTAVNLFWALDRMRATAQALAAEGVMTADELKGALLEEARQIQAEDEETCRLIGENALTLLHDGIGVLTHCNAGGLATAKYGTALAPFYLAKEKGWDIKVFADETRPVLQGARLTAFELQQAGVDVTLICDNMAGMVMAKGWVQAIIVGTDRVAANGDVANKIGTYSVAVLAKAHGIPFYVACPLSTIDLQTPTGEEIPIEERHEDEITIGFGKRTAPQGVKVYNPAFDVTPNEYVTAIITEKGIVYPNYQENLPKLFEE; encoded by the coding sequence ATGGAAAACCAACAAGAAACGGCGGCTGCGGAGCATCTGCAATCCGTCCGCTGGAACAGCGACCATCTGGAGATGCTGGATCAGAGGCTGCTTCCCGAGGAGATCGTCTTCCTCGAACTGAATACGGCCGAAGAGGTATGGGAGGGCATCCGCCACCTCAAGGTCAGAGGGGCTCCGGCCATCGGCATTTCGGCCGCCTTCGGCGTTTACCTCGGCATCCGCGGCTTCGAGCCGGCCGGAAGCGGACGGGAAGCGCTGGAGGAGCTGTCCGCCGAGGTCGGCCGCATCGCCGACTACCTGGCAACGTCCCGGCCGACCGCCGTCAACCTTTTCTGGGCGCTGGACCGGATGCGGGCAACGGCCCAGGCGCTGGCGGCCGAAGGCGTGATGACGGCCGACGAGCTGAAGGGCGCTCTGCTGGAGGAAGCCCGCCAGATTCAGGCCGAGGACGAAGAAACGTGCCGGCTGATCGGCGAGAACGCGCTGACGCTGCTGCATGACGGCATCGGCGTCCTTACGCACTGCAATGCGGGCGGCCTCGCCACCGCGAAGTACGGGACGGCGCTTGCCCCGTTCTACCTGGCGAAGGAGAAGGGCTGGGACATCAAGGTGTTCGCCGATGAGACCCGCCCCGTCCTTCAAGGAGCGCGGCTGACCGCATTCGAGCTGCAGCAGGCCGGCGTGGACGTCACCCTGATCTGCGACAACATGGCCGGAATGGTCATGGCGAAGGGCTGGGTTCAGGCCATCATCGTCGGCACCGACCGGGTGGCCGCGAACGGCGACGTGGCGAACAAAATCGGCACGTACAGCGTAGCCGTGCTGGCCAAGGCGCACGGCATTCCTTTCTATGTAGCCTGCCCATTATCCACCATTGACCTCCAGACCCCGACGGGCGAGGAGATTCCGATTGAAGAACGGCATGAGGACGAGATCACCATCGGCTTCGGCAAGCGTACGGCCCCCCAGGGCGTCAAGGTGTACAACCCGGCCTTCGACGTTACCCCGAACGAGTACGTCACGGCCATTATTACCGAGAAGGGGATTGTATATCCCAACTATCAGGAGAATCTCCCCAAGCTGTTTGAGGAGTAA
- the sufD gene encoding Fe-S cluster assembly protein SufD: MSTQTILPIDRQSVTERSQASREPEWMTAVRLKGLELAGTLELPKLEKTRIDRWNLESYGTYRAPGRLNGTEELPEAVRSLAGDSAQGNQLIQKDSGTVWARVSEELASQGVIFTDLETAVREHGDLVQKYFLKAVAQDENKLTALHSAVWNGGIFVYVPKNVTVELPLQALFVSEEANASFAPHVLLVAEANSSVTYVDNFITAGNAESLVASSIVEVFVKPGAKVRFASVHNMSVNVTDLSYRRAVVENDGSMEWIIGEMNAGNGMSDTTSLLKGDGSFSDMKVICVGNGEQKLNLTTRNVHFGKMSSSDMITRAVMRESATAIINGVTKIEKGATGANGQQTEKVLMLSPGARGDANPILLIDEDDVKAGHAASVGQVNPDQVYYLMSRGISKEEAERLIIYGFLAPVVSEIPLPQLEEQFQRLVERKLGQ; the protein is encoded by the coding sequence ATGAGCACGCAAACCATTCTTCCAATCGACCGCCAATCCGTAACGGAACGATCCCAAGCCAGCCGCGAGCCCGAATGGATGACCGCTGTCCGCTTGAAAGGTCTGGAATTGGCCGGAACATTGGAACTGCCTAAATTAGAGAAAACAAGAATTGACCGCTGGAATCTGGAGTCCTATGGCACCTACCGTGCTCCGGGCCGGCTTAACGGAACGGAGGAGCTGCCGGAAGCCGTCCGCAGCCTGGCCGGAGACTCGGCGCAGGGCAACCAGCTTATTCAGAAGGATTCGGGGACCGTATGGGCCCGCGTTTCCGAAGAGCTGGCTTCCCAGGGTGTGATCTTCACCGACCTGGAGACCGCTGTCCGGGAACACGGCGATCTGGTACAGAAGTACTTCCTGAAGGCGGTAGCCCAGGACGAGAACAAGCTGACGGCCCTTCATTCGGCCGTATGGAACGGTGGGATCTTCGTCTACGTTCCGAAGAACGTGACCGTGGAGCTGCCCCTGCAGGCCTTGTTCGTATCCGAGGAAGCCAACGCTTCCTTTGCTCCCCACGTACTTCTCGTAGCGGAAGCGAACAGCTCCGTTACCTACGTCGACAACTTCATAACCGCCGGCAACGCCGAAAGCCTTGTGGCGAGCTCGATTGTCGAAGTGTTCGTTAAGCCGGGAGCCAAAGTCCGCTTCGCTTCTGTTCATAACATGAGCGTGAACGTGACGGATCTTTCCTACCGCCGTGCGGTGGTAGAGAACGACGGCAGCATGGAGTGGATCATCGGCGAGATGAACGCGGGCAACGGCATGTCGGATACGACCTCGCTTCTGAAGGGCGATGGCTCTTTCTCCGATATGAAGGTCATCTGCGTCGGGAACGGCGAGCAGAAGCTTAACCTGACGACACGCAACGTTCACTTCGGCAAAATGTCCTCCTCGGACATGATCACCCGTGCGGTAATGCGCGAGAGTGCGACGGCCATTATCAACGGCGTCACGAAGATCGAGAAGGGGGCTACGGGAGCGAACGGGCAGCAGACGGAGAAGGTGCTGATGCTGAGCCCGGGCGCGCGCGGCGACGCGAACCCGATCCTGCTGATCGACGAGGACGACGTTAAAGCGGGTCACGCGGCAAGCGTCGGCCAGGTGAACCCCGATCAGGTGTACTACCTGATGTCCCGGGGAATTTCGAAGGAAGAGGCCGAGCGCCTCATCATCTACGGCTTCCTGGCGCCGGTTGTGTCCGAAATTCCGCTGCCGCAGCTCGAAGAGCAGTTCCAGCGGCTCGTCGAAAGGAAGCTGGGCCAATGA